ACTTTAACCAAGAAAAGTTGCATATTGTTTTACAGAGCGTTTTTTTAGTCTCGATGCTATCCCCATTTCTCCATCAATAATAATTTACAGGGAGGGCAGGGTTTGGTGTTTGAGTTTGgatttggggattttgtttGTGGCGGTGGAGTGAAGGTAGCTATGATGGAGGCCTGGTGGTGGAGATCGGATCTGGGTTATGTGTGGGGGTCCATGGTGAAGCTGAGTGGTGAGAGAGACTGAGAAACAAATAtgatataaaagaaaatgaaggACAAATTTTTTAGAAAACCAATTAAATATTGACACCTCGTTTTTTTTAACCTTCTAAACTGGTTAATTTTGTCACAAAACCACTCTAAGACGACAACCTTCGAAGCTAGGACTATTCTACGTTAAACGATAGTTGGAATTGTCTAAAGAAGATAGAGAGTACTTGGGACTGTTTGTGTCGATTTCTCCTTGATGTTGTAATTTAGAGATTCAGTTTACTTCCTTTTACCTTTCGGATTTTTTATCCTTTCCTAAAAGCCGTTTAGAAGTATTAATTTGCCACCTTTCATTTATTTTCTGTCAATGACCTTAGCTGTTAATCTGCCAAATCTACTCAATAAGACTGAGATTCAGGGGTGGTTAACTGGTCGTAGGATTTATGTTTCTAAATGTTGTGATCTTTTACTTCAATCAGcatttgtttcattctctttcccTTTTATTTTATCTACCCCCTCCTCAAATTTGTTTCCCTACAATTTTACAAATGGCTGTTTATGTTCGTCTAAATTAAGGGTGCATTCTCTAtaccttaaaataaaataagtttagataaggtCTAATAAGTTTATTCTCTCAAGTTTACTCTCTCCAATAAGTTCTAATCAGGCCCCAATAAAAGGTTCAGACGAGGTAAGGAGTTTTCAGGTGAAGATAATGCATGCTAAGTATTTAGGGTCCCAAAATCCTACGGATTATTTCTGGAAGGTGGTCCCACTTTGGACCAAAATACCCTCGCTTACCCAACCTTAATTACTTAAAGAACTGACCCTACCCCCTAATCATTCTCCCCCCCGCCTCCTATGATCACCCTTTCCCGATAACCGATGAGCTTATTGTGTTAACCTAGGTGCCCCCACCACACACCCCCATCATTGCTGCCCAGgtgctccccccccccccccccctttacAACCTCCAATGTTGTTGCCCCCTTCATTTTCCAGCCTCCCCCCTCTCTTCTCCACCGTCGCCTTTCCTTTCCCTTCTCCGGCTTCTCTTTCCTCTCCTCCTCCCGAAATTGAAGACGGTTTTCTTGTACTTCCTCTGTCCCAATTTAATTGCCGCACCAtgctttgcacaaagttttaagCGATGTGTAGTTGTTTGTCTTATACGAAGTATGTTAGTACGTGTTTTTTAATAGCAAAATAGATGTGATTGGAGATAGtggaagattttttttaattgaatgaaagGAAGTGTGGGACCTATCTTTTAACAGTGGGAAGAGAGAGGTAGTTGATGGCCTTATGCCATAAAAGAAAGCGGGACAATTAAATTGGGACAACTATAAAAGTAACGGTTCCGATATAAGGGTTGTGCataaaaactactccctccgtctctttttgttttttacatttggtattttgcacgcgttttaacgactaattaatgtgcatcgagattcttctaagtttttatgtaaacaagaaaaaatacgtttatttataatgttttcactatcaaaattctgatattgggaaaatgagaaaaatttaatgtcccaatggaaaagtgtgagagattaaatgacccaatagattttattggttaaaataataattggacacaaattttgatagaatattaaatcatttatgtgataatataaaaggaaatgtaaagaacattttgggacacccaaaaaggaaaacgtaaaaaacaaaaagagacggagggagtagcaaaATTAACCATTAAATGCTTGTTTTATACTTCCAAAGGAATCTAGTGTACATAATTAATGCACATCAAAACAACTGAATTTTTTTGATGATCCATTACATTCAACGAATTACTATGCTGATTATAGAGTACATAAATTatgtcaaagaaaaaaaaacttacagCATTTACCATGTACATAGTAACCTGATTATATTGCCCATATGTTCAAAATAATCGATGTGAACTTCCAGCGGCTTGGGTATTGGATTTAACCCATGCTACAAAGTTGTTTTAATCAATTACGTCAAAAGTCGGATGATAGAAAAATGTTTTCTTTTAGTTCCAGGAGATCAATAAAAAAGGGACGAATTTGCATTCTTTCTTCTAAAATACAATCAAGTCGGAAAATGGTATTACTCAAACCATGATTACATataaaaaatctgaaattaaaatcatcaacaaatttCCCGGATTAAGTGAGATGAAACGCAGGCAAAGgcaaaaaaatcaaacataaaACAGAGCAGTAAGATCAATAAAGCGAtaaaaattaaggaaaatatatgGAGTATGTTTTAACTTTTAACCCTGATGATTATTGTAGACCGATAATTGAGGGGAAGTACGGTAAaaggtttttattttattcttttatgcTTGGTTGCGTTAATACATTGTAAATGCATTAAAtatttgttaaattttaattctAGATATTAATTTCTCCCGatatattcttttgttttattgaAAATATAAGAGTATTTAATGCTTATTTGTAGCCCTAAGGGCTGTATATATCATTTGCCTAAAAATAAAGTGTGACAATTAAATTGAGACTGAGGGATCATTGTGAAGCACTTTAGTATCACATCTATCTGCATTACTGGTTTGATTGTCACAATCCACATTGATTCACCGattgctattttttttttcttcttcagaTTCTGAAGATGAACATGAAGATTGATCTTTTAGGGTTGAGACCTAACAAGAAGGGAATCACGTTCTGCAggatttgatttgaacctactACATGGTTATGGAAGCCACATTCTACTTGAATTTAAGACAGCAGATGTAGCACGTACGTATGATgtatttcctttcctttttctcCTTTCCTCGGCCTTTTCTCTCCCTTTCTTGTGGAATCTGGTCAAGGATTGGCATTTTAGCTGTTCACCGCCGTCTTACTCACCATAATCGAGGGCTTCTACAGTAAGCCTATGGTTGTTTCTCTTCAGAGCAGCCTGCAGATGTCAATACTTAAAATAGATAGGATGATGCCCtcaattttattaaattatttgatGGGAATTTTCTCTAGTTTTCATTGCTAGAGAATTTGTTAAGTGTACTATTCTTTcaaatcattttttttgctGAAGTTTCCTTTTCATGTACAGAGAATACTGAAGTTTCTGGCTATATGATTTGTATATTAGACAGGAAACTATAATCAATGTAACCCTTGGCGTAAAGAAAGTCTGAAACGATGTACTCAGGGAATTCTTTTCATCATTTAGGGTTTTCAAGATACAACTTATTTGTATGTTTCAAACTTTAAGCAATTCATAGCaaatctttctttttcttttttttttcttttttttttgtgtgtggtgATAGTTAACATTCTAACCACAGATATTTGAGGTATCACTTAGAAAATGTGAAAGACGGGAATATTGAACACCCAAATTACTTACAAGCTACAATTATTGTGTCAAGTAAACTTTTATTAGTTGGCAACAATGTGAGGTTGCACAACTACTCAACAAAATGTGTTCACTTGCCTTAATCTCTTGTATAACAAATAGTCTGTATAAGCGTAAATTTTATACCAAGTATTAAGTCTAATTGTTACGAAGCTTAGGAAAATAACTTACAAATAGATAACATCATGTTTTGTAAAATTATGAAAGTACACCATGTATCGTGTGCATTGGGCAgactattttttattatttttttaataagtttttttttttttggtgcgaatgagccataagggcaatataaattacaaatgggggcggggggattcgaacctgagacctaggccaagacatcattggtattatttttttaataagtgGGATCATGTGACCCCATTTAAACTCCCTTTATATCCGCCACTAATTGTGTGTATAAATTAAACGGGCGTGCGAGCAGCTTGGTGGTAATTTATGATCTGATGAAATAATAATGCAGCCCCAATTAATGATCTCCACCTAGAAGCCTCAGGCTGCATTATTATTTCACGTGATCATAAATTGTATATGTCCCATACTTATTTTTGTCAATTAAAGAATCAAATATTTAGTTGtattatttaataataataagtttggGGGCCGGACAAATATTAAATATAGTGAGGTTAGCAGTGACATAAAAGAATTGACAACTCACTAGTCACTAGCTAGAGTTGTATAAAAGCTAGTATTAATCTAGCTAATCTTGTTCATCATTCACAAAAACAATAGCTTAAAAATGAGTGCCGAACCAAAAAGGCTGCATGTAGTGTTCTTCCCTCTTATGGCTGCTGGCCATATGATCCCAATCATAGACATCGCCAAGCTGTTTGCATCCCACCATGTTAAGACCACCATTGTTACAACCCCTCTCAATGCACCAACTTTAACCAAAGCACTTAACACCACCACGACTACAACTACAACTACAACAATCAATGTTGAAGTCATCCCTTTTCCTCATTCCAACGAAGCTGACGGAATTCCTCAAGGAATCGAAAACTTCCACAAGTTTAATTCCAATGCAATGGCATTCAATTTTCTCAAAGCTACCACGTTGCTACAACAATCACTCGAACAAATCTTGGAGAAACACAAACCTGATTGCCTCGTTGCCGATGTACTCTTAACTTTCGCTACCGACGTTGCGGCTAAGTTCAACATACCAAGGTTAGTATTCCTTCCAGCTAACTGCTTCTCACAATGTGTTACACATTCCTTGATCAAATACCAGCCGTTCAAAACCGTCTCATCGGACAACGAGGAGTTTCTCATCCCTCACCTTCCTCATGAGGTAAAGCTTATGAAATCTCAACTACCAAAAATGATGAGGGGGGATTTAGATATGGATATTGTTAATACAAAATGGATGGAAATATTTGTTCAAGCTATGGAGACCGAGTCCAAGAGTTATGGGGttattttcaatagcttttacgAGCTAGAGCCTCAATATGCTGATTATTATAGAAACGTTATTGGTAGGAAGGCGTGGAGTATTGGTCCTGTTTCATTATGTAACCGCGAAAATGAAGCTAAGTTTCAACGAGGGGAGGATTCTTGTATTGATGAGCATGAATGCTTGAATTGGCTTAACTCCAAAAACCCTAACTCTGTTGTTTATATTTGCTTTGGTAGTTTAGCTCAAGTTTCGAACTCACAACTTGAAGAAATTGCGATGGGTCTAGAAGCTTCTGAGCAAGACTTCATATGGGTGTTGAGTAGTAGTGAAAAGgatgacaaaattgaagaatttgagaAGAGGGTACAAGGAAAAGGACTAATAATAAGGGGATGGGCACCTCAAGTGCTGATATTAGACCACCAAGCGATAGGTGCATTCGTGACTCATTGTGGGTGGAACTCCACTCTAGAAGGCTTATCGTGTGGGGTTCCTATGGTCACTTGGCCGGTATTCGCTGAGCACTTTTATATTGAGAAGTTGGTGACTCAAGTTTTGGAGACTGGAGTTGGTGTTGGAGCTAAGGAATGGAATAGAATGGTGGAGGGTATCAAATGGGAACATATTAGAGATGCTATAAGAAAAGTTATGGTGGGTGAAGAAGCTTTGGAGTTAAGAAGTAAGGCAAAGAAGATGAAAGATTTAGCAAGGAAGGCTGTTGAAGTTGGTGGTTCATCTTATTGTGATTTGAGTTCCTTGATACAAGAATTGAGCTCTTATAATAATGCTACTACTTATGTTAGAGATtaattagactatttccgacCCTTTCTCTTCGTTTTAATTCAGTTGTTATCtcaaaaattcaataaattttcATCATATGGGCGGAGTTCGTCATTGTTCGTTAGACTCCCTATGATGGAATTAGTTTTATTATGTTTGGTTTGTCGTCCACTCATGGTAGATTTTTGTAGAATTAGTTCGTTGGTAAAGTTTTATGCGGTATCGCgacaaatatcaatttttcgagTACATTTAGATGAATCAAATGGAAATCATCCTcgcggctacaacaaatcgttagaccCTCTCTCTGAAAAGGCTGCATGTTCCAGCGTTATATACGGGAGACGTTCTACAATGCAAGATCTATTCAACGACCGTAGTTAATTTTGATGAaggatattttatttaatttgtcatgtatttgttagatctatATTTCTCTTGTATATGTCGTATGactctttattaatgaattaattttttctttccaaaaaaaaaaatgttagagattaattaattaattagcttTGGTTTAGATTATGGGATAATTATATTGTTTACAAGTACTAATATGCCTTTAATAGACCAATCACTCGATCGATCACTTGTAATCTCTTTGTCAAGTACGTCCGCCACTCTTTTTTAGTTGAATTAATCTTTGGAGTTTCACGCTTATTAAATCCAAATCCACAGCTTAATTTGGCTGTTAATATATGTTTTAATATAAAGACTATTAACTTGTAACATAATATGaagtgtttgggctcccaattgatattcaattgggccactaagtccaaagcccaatggctctaaacaacagcatcaaacctaccacaatggctattcagccatccattaaggcccaaggcccaatagcaataaataacctatgggcatttattatgcaaacactataaataggccgccaaggctcacacctcaaggtacgtccaatttatcgccttaagactactcttctagaaaACTTCTCTCTataatccgagcatcgttcttacttaggcatcggaggggctttcctcggaaacacccctgaggctagtgactttactcttgtgcaggtgaattcggactcgactcattcaagcaagcaagattttcaacacatacgaaagggccttcattcgaagcccattgtttccacctttacaacaccggaacaatttggcgccgtctgtggggaagaacacttcaaagcctttgaaagacattaaccacctctttctgcaaaatggttaatgatgctgtcaacaacaatgatgacgatatgatagtgcggtcagattcagaatctgatgAAGAAGGGCACCCTCAATcagtggcgaggtcacagccaagcagagctacgaccgccacgaacgcaggacctccgattccaactagggaagaactcactgcggccatgaccatcatgcaaaacttcctcttcaacgagaaacagcaaggattggcaaaggaccgcagagaggagaggaggactAGGCGAcggctgaacgagccacccagtgtagaggtgtccagacccgaacgagagctccctcccttgacaggaacacaccttacgtcgagatggatggaaagcacgtgggacacccaaaaaagagcACAACAACAgccagattggtttgcaagaccaacgcctactccaacagctctccaaagcgaatcgactactcgtaacactcggatccgaagctcggtactcagcaggttgaggccctcggtccattcaaggttaagaccttcgatccattcgagactcggggtaggcgaatcaagtagatctggcgaacgacccgaggtcagtaggcgagaaagaagaagagacaggaggcatgatcgaacccctagcccccatcgtacgcccgagcgttctaatcacagaacctcggcaaacgaaggcatcagggctagactcgggaaaagaatcatgactcccacgtcatcccctttctcggacgagctgatcatggaagaaatcccTAAGGTGAGGCTGCCAGCACACCTGACATATAGCGGAaccacagatccgagggatcacattatctcctacgagcaacaaatgttcttgagcccctactccgaggcatgttggtgcaaatatttcccaaccacgctaaccggagtggcgggagagtggtttagatcgctgccgaagggatcgatcaaaagctggaagaagttgaaaaagagattctgcacgcagttcgtgagcaacaatcgccccgaacgAACCACCGCAGAAttaacctcaatccaacaagaaagagacgaaagtctaagagaattcatggccaggttcatgaaggaatcaacaaacataccaaacttgcagccagacgtggccatttTCGCTTttaagcacgcgctccaggaagggaaattcCGTGACAAACTTtcaatgaaaaacccctccaaaatagccgacgtactccaaatggctgatgcattcatcagaaccgaagagttcaacaaagctgctgcaaggttgaaaggatcgtcggatccgagagataCAAAAAAtgtccagagcaagcccgagggcagctcaagaAAAGGGAAGGAGAAGGTAGGAGTTAGAgatatgagcccgaagaaagacgggagaaggggtgaacttcaacccaaatacgctaactacactccactagctctgccccgaaaggaaatctttagcctcaacagaaatgatgagaagtggaagctaccagggaagctcaagtccaacccagctcggagaaacaagaacaaatggtgcgagtttcacgatgacttcggtcaccacactgaagaatgcaactcactgaaagacaacattgaggacctcgttcgccgaggttaCCTGAAgcaatacttgttagaccgaagggaggaaaaagaaaaggccgcaagcggcaaacaacacgagcaatcCCAGAAAAGGGtttacgaagcaacagggcacaagaagaatgacatcctagtggtgttcgggggacagaggtctggccaggccagcaagaaacacctaagagctctctcccatcgagtcaacttcagcgcagTGGGAGATAACCAACCACACCCCccaaacatgaccttcactgccgatgattgcttcggggtccagtacaaacatgacgatcctttggtcatttccatggacctcaataaccacaacgtacaccgagtgttggtcgacggaggaagtgccgtcaacatcatcttcagaaattGCTTCGAGCAACTGATCCTCGAGGAGTGAGAGGAAGCATTGACGAAAGTAAGCTAccccctgatcggattcaacggatccgcaacTATTCCTCGCGGAAAGttcaccctgccagtcacagtgggcgaaggtcaagcagcaaaaaccctcCGAGACGAATTCTTAGTGATGGATTGTGACTcagtatacaacgtaatcatgggaagaaccatgattcacaagatgcaagcagtcccatccacgtaccatcagctgatgatatacgtctcggacgcaGGATTCACCGAACGaattagaggtgatcaagaggttgcaagaagaacctgccacaccgccATCCGAAAGCCTAAATTAGGAGACGGTTCCGAAGCTGAGGGAGAAAAGAAAGATGCTCCAGGAGAGGAGAACGAGGCAAAGAGGAGAAAAGCAGGCACGAGCAGCTTATCTCCCGCGGAGGTTGAcgcccgccccgaaaccctatctcccgagccagatcaagaaatggaggatatcttcctcgaagaggatTCGGACAGGAGcatccgaataggcaagggcctaagctcggggcaccgaatcgatttgatccaactgctcagggatcacaaagacatttttgcatggtcagcagcagatatgccagggataaatccaaAGTTGATTTGTCACAAGATGGACGTCAACGCTAAAGCTCGGCCGATCAAACAGAAGAAgaggaattactcctcggagaaaaacaaagccatcgccgaagaggtgaaaaagttgcaggaagctggattcatcgagccatgcatgtacccaaaatggttggccaacgtggtgatggtcaagaaagcaaacggctcttggcgaatgtgcatggatttcacagatctgaaccgagcctgccccaaagactgctatcccctgccgagGATAGACCAATTGGTCGACTctaccagcggccatgcactgctcagcttcatggatgccttctcaggttaccatcaagtgttcatgcaccccgacgacagggcgaagacagcattcatcacgagtgcaggagtgttcaactacaaaatgatgcccttcggcttgaaaaatgccggcgcTACCTAtcagaggctagttgatcatgtcttcgccgaccagaaagggaggaacgtcgaggtctatgtggataactccatcgtaaaaagcatcaaggaggaagaccatgtcaaggACTTGgccgagaccttcggaaatctgaggaaatacagcatgaagctgaacccgaaaaaatgtgtcttcggggtgaagtcagggaagttcctcggattcatggtgagcgaaagaggaatcgatgcgaacccggacaaagtccaagcagcATTGGATCTACCCGAGCCGAGGACCAAGAGAGACGTGCataggctaaccggcaggttagccgcactaacaaggttcatatcaaaagcctcggacaagggagcccctttCTTCAAAGCGCTAAAACCAAAGAGCCTCCCcgggggagaagcagaaccaatca
This Spinacia oleracea cultivar Varoflay chromosome 6, BTI_SOV_V1, whole genome shotgun sequence DNA region includes the following protein-coding sequences:
- the LOC110793129 gene encoding scopoletin glucosyltransferase, giving the protein MSAEPKRLHVVFFPLMAAGHMIPIIDIAKLFASHHVKTTIVTTPLNAPTLTKALNTTTTTTTTTTINVEVIPFPHSNEADGIPQGIENFHKFNSNAMAFNFLKATTLLQQSLEQILEKHKPDCLVADVLLTFATDVAAKFNIPRLVFLPANCFSQCVTHSLIKYQPFKTVSSDNEEFLIPHLPHEVKLMKSQLPKMMRGDLDMDIVNTKWMEIFVQAMETESKSYGVIFNSFYELEPQYADYYRNVIGRKAWSIGPVSLCNRENEAKFQRGEDSCIDEHECLNWLNSKNPNSVVYICFGSLAQVSNSQLEEIAMGLEASEQDFIWVLSSSEKDDKIEEFEKRVQGKGLIIRGWAPQVLILDHQAIGAFVTHCGWNSTLEGLSCGVPMVTWPVFAEHFYIEKLVTQVLETGVGVGAKEWNRMVEGIKWEHIRDAIRKVMVGEEALELRSKAKKMKDLARKAVEVGGSSYCDLSSLIQELSSYNNATTYVRD